The window tcgaccgTGACGAGCGCCCGGATGTCGACACCATCTACATGAACTACGTGCAAGCCGTGAGCAACGTCGGCGGGTGGCCGCTGAACCTCTTCGTCACGCCCAACCTCGAGCCTGTCTTTGGCGGCACGTACTGGCCTGGACCCGGCACCACGCGACggaccggcgccgacggcgaggacgagtctCCCGACTTTCTCACCATTCTTCGCAAGGTTGGTGATATCTGGCGGGACCAGGAGTCGAGGTGCCGGAAGGAGGCGACCGAGGTCCTGAGCCAGCTGCGCGAATTCGCCGCCGAAGGCACCTTGGGAACCCGCGGCATCACGTCCCAGCAAATGCTGGCGCCCACGGGATGGGCGGCCATGCCGTCTGCCAAGTCTGCCGAGACGAGGGAGAGCAAGGATGCGGACGTGGCCAGCGAGCTGGATTTGGAtcagctcgaggaggcctACACCCACATCGCCGGTACCTTTGACCCCGTGTACGGAGGGTTTGGTCTCGCGCCCAAGTTCCTGACGCCCTCGAGGTTGAAGTTTCTGCTTCAGCTGGCCACCTTTCCCGACGCCGTgcaggacgtcgtcggggagGCGGAATGCAAACATGCCGCGGACATGGCCGTCGTTACCCTGCGCAAGAttcgcgacggcgccctgCACGACCACGTTGGCCGATCTGGTTTTTCTCGCTGCTCCGTCACTTCCGACTGGAACATTCCCAATttcgagaagctcgtcgtcgacaacgcTCTACTGCTCACATTGTACCTTGACGCGTggcgcctcgccggcgcctcggccgacggcgagttTTACGACACCATCATCGAGCTGGCCGAGTGTTTGACCTCGCCTCCCATCGTCTtgccggccggcggcctggCGACCAGCGAAGCGGCCGATTCTCTCAGGAGGCGAGACGATAGAGACAAGAGAGAGGGAGCCTACTACCTGTGGACACGACGTGAATTCGACTCGgttctcgacgccgccgacaagAGCGTCAGCCCCGTCGTGGCGGTGCTCTGGGATGTTCGAGACGACGGAAacgtcgaggaggaccaTGATCCCAACGATGACTTCATCAACCAAAACATCTTGCGAGTAGTCAGGTCTCCCCAAGAGCTCGGCAAACAATTCGGCATTCCTGTCGAGACGGTGGAAAGGTACATCTCCGTGGCCAAGAGGGAGCTCAGGGCCAGGAGGGAAGGGGAGCGCCCGGCACCGGAGCTGGACGACAAGATCGTCGCGGGCTGGAACGGtctcgccgtctcggcgcTGGCCcagacggccacggccctGAAGGAGCTCAACCCTCGGCAAGCCGACAAATGTCTCGGGAccgccacggcggcggttgCCTTTATCAAGAAGCACCTATGGGACGACGCCGCTCGCGTCCTCTACAGGATATGGAAGGATGAGAGGGCCACCGAGGGGTTCGCCGACGACTATGCATACCTCATCGGCGGTCTCCTCGACCTACACGAAGCCACCGGCGACGCGAGCCTCGTCGATTTCGCCGACGCTCTCCAAAGTACGATGCCCGCTGCCCGTTGCCCGTTGCCCGTTGCCTCGTCGCTCCCGCTAACAAGGCGTTTGCCGCAGGGACGCAAATCAAACTCTTCCACGACCCGACCGTCGGCGCGTTCTACTCTACCACGACCTCCTCTCCCCACACGATCCTTCGGCTAAAGGACGGCATGGACACGTCCCTACCCTCCACCAACGGCGTTTCCGCGTCGAACCTCTTCCGTCTAGGCGCCCTGCGCAACGACGAGGACTATTCGTCGCTCGCccgcggcaccgtcgacgcgtTCGAGGCGGAGATGCTGCAACACCCCTGGCTCTTCCCGGCGCTGCTGGCGAATGTCGTGACGGCGCGGCTAGGGTTCGGCGGAGCGCCGGTGCGTGTCAAGGCGCCCGCGGAAAAGGCGTAGACGGATGGACACGGGGACGGGCAGCACGCCTGCCGATGGCACTTGGCATTACATGTCCCGCCATCCCAAACCAATAAAGGCACTTCACGATGTTGGTGATGGAGGCTCTCGTTCTCAGGGGTATCTACCTGTCTGTGCGCTGCCGGTATTGTCCGTCCATGGTATGTCGTTGCCCATGGTCACGACCGCGCCGCCCTAGCGCGGGCCATCTGTCGATGCGGTCGTCCTGTTCATCAAACCGCTAAAGAAGCTCTGCAGCTGCTCGTTGTCGTAGTCCTTGGCCATGTTGCTGGCGGGATCCTCATCCTCCAAGTCGCCAGCCTCGGGCGAGCCGATGTGCGCGTTGCGGTCCTACTGGTGTCAGCCGGACGCTCTGGCGTTTTGCCGGGGCCGAGTCGGGACGTACCTTGAGACGCTGCAgcatgtcgtcggcatcgacctgTATGCCGCCCATGTTGAACTGCACGGGACCGATGTGGTCGTTGACGCTCTTCTCCTGAGGGAAATCCAACCTTGTGGTcgcagccgacggcgccgcatTTCCGCTGTCGGGCATCTTGGCCTTGAAGGCTTCGAGAATCTTGAGCTGACGTTCCAGAAAGACCTGGGGGCTCTCGCTGTCGACCgcaacggcggcaccgtcgcccaTGGCactctcgacgacggccaggccGCCGCTGTTGGGGTCGCGACACCACGATTCGTACTGCACGATGGAGCTGGGCGCgcgcgacgaagccggctgCTGACCCTCCTCGGCACCCTCGTGGTCCTCGGCGGTGGGAGGTTCGGAGCCGCGCGGCAGCTGTATGTCCTCCTCCCAcccggccgagacgagctcggcgtcaaAGGTGCCGCCCAGAATGCGAATCTTGCTCCAAGAGTCCCAGTTGGGGGCCACGACGATCTTGTCGCGATCGATGACGTTGTGCTTGAGCGGCTGTCGCTTCAGCAGAGAGGTCACGCCGAGGGTCGAGTGGATGAGGAGGGGGAGCTGGGAGGGAGTGTTTTGCGACGTGTAGATGAGGGAAGCGCCGTCTGGGGATGGTCAGcaccgaggcggcggaagcggcggcgggagcggaGGGGGGGATGGGCTCACGTCGAAGCAGGACGGTCCGGAGATACTGCAGAACCGTGTCGAAATCGGGCTCCTTCCACCCCTGGTTCTTTTCCAAAAACTCCATCTTCTGGGCCTGCCGTCTGTCAGCAGGAGGCCCGgaaccgacggcgacggacggcgacTCGCATTCTGGCAGACGACACACAGGGGCAGGCCCATCGGCTCCGACCACTCGCCGGGCCCAAGCGGCAAGAGGCCATCCCCGTCAGGGCTCGAGCCCGTGGCTGAGGGGGTTCCGTCGAGGTTGGTGGCCGACCCTCCCCGGCCTCTCTCCTTCcaggcggccatgacgcccTCCATCTCACCGCGGacttcggcgccgacgtggcTGACCACTTCCTCGAGCATCTGGATCCAGGTCCATATTTGCCGAAGCCACTGGTGTGGTTGCGACCAGTCGAGGAGTATGACGAGCGCCATGTGACGCACGCTTTCGGCCGTGAGGAGAGGAGATACGAGGGAGGCGAATTCGGCCGAGGGCCGCGAGAGGAGGTAGAGCGAGACTCGGGCCAGGGTGTCTGGACGCTGGCATCagcaaggccggcgacgacccgCCACCGGGAGGCACGCACGCACCGTcttggtcggcgtcgaggacgtcgtaATACGTGTAGCCCAGAGCAAAGCTGTTGGCGAcgggcggcgtcgtctgCCAGTCCAGGCCGCGTCGGGATTCGGTCGCCGACAAGGACTCGACAAAGTCTCGCTGCAGTTCGGGCGAGCCACCTGCGATTGCCACGCGTCAGCGAACGTCGTTTGAGAGGAGGGACGGCACGAGGACGGACCGAGGACCAGGAGACTCTTCTCGGGAAGCTTCttgccgctcgaggccgactcCAGCATCGACGTCCACAGGTTCTGCTGCTCGCCCCCGCCATCCATGTCGCCGGATCGCGTCCCGGGCGTCGACAGCCGCGGGTTTCCGGCCGCCATGGCACGGTATGAAGCGGAGGTTTACGCCGGGTAGACGGAAGGCTGTTCGATGAGCGGCTGGGACGCGTTCGTATGTTCGTCACAAGACAACGCGTTTCGGTCTGTCCTAGGACCTCTTGCAACTACATCAGCCAGGTTGGGCCGGGATTCACCAAGTCTGTTCCGCCAGTTTCTTCGCCGGGATGGTTCTCTGTCGCGGCCGAGTTACGGGATATCACGAATAGAGTGCGTACAGGACATGTGCAAGGAGTGAGGTGTGTTGCAAACGAAGCACGGCGATGCATCCATACATGGCCAGCTAGCTGGTTCGCTGGCTCGCTGGTTCGCTATTTTGATTTCCCGTGCCGCTGCCATGGGGAGCTGCTTCTGATTGCTCGAATCAGCTGTCACGTGACTCCCTGTGGGCCTCGCACAACAGAATGGATTACGACGCAATTACGGAGcaaatgctccgtacagtgcaatTAGTTTGTGCTATTCGTACTTGTCTGTCACTGGGATTGTGCAAACAAAagaaagtacatgcacttactgtactgtaacaTGCAGGTACAGCAAACACGGCGCAAACACGGTGCTGCACGGCGTATTTTGTACAGTTTGaaagtacagctacagtgGCTACAGTACGGTGTCAGGTACAGCATTTTCACCCCATCGGCTCCATCTGCTGTTAATGACGAAAAACCTGAAAAGGAACATCTCAGCGTGAGCTCGAATCTGATCAGACTCCCTCGACATCCATCTATTCCGACAACCGTTATGCTTCCATTGTATCTTTCAAGGCCTCCCTCGCCCGTAACGCAGTTGTGTTGCATTCATGCAAGTCCGAAGAGCGTTGCAGATGCAGGCGTTGAGAACAGTGGTCGCTGCCCGCCCATCTACGATATCCTGTCGAATGACGTCGAATGAAGCCTATAATCTCGAACGACGCCGAATGAAGCCTAAATCTCTCAACCTTTCGAGGCCTCGCCCGTGACGTAGTTGTATTGCATTTATGCAAGTCCGAGGAGCGTTGCAAATGCAGGGGTTAATAACATTGGTCGCTGCCCGCCCATCTACGATATCCTGTCCAACGACGCTGAATGAAGCTTATAATCTCGAACGACGCCGAATGAAGTCTATTATCTCGAACGACGCCGAATGAAGTCTATTATCTCGAACGACGCCGAATGAAGCCTGTTATCTCGAACGACGCCGAATGAAGTCTATTATCTCGAACGACGCCGAATGAAGTCTATTATCTCGAACGACGCCGAATGAAGCCTATAGTCTCGAACGACGCCGAATGAAGCCTGTTATCTCGAACGACGCCGAATGAAGCCTATAATCTCTCAACTGCACAACCATCCTCATCCTACGCGACCATTTTTCCATCCAGCaacaagtaccgagtacaatGGCCCAATGTACCGAGAACTGCATTTTCTTGCACTCAACTGGCCCTCTCCGTTGGAGTGGTGCGGTGCCTGAACTGCCACCAAACCACTCGTCTGCTAGGGATCATGGCCTCTGGAACACGCAACGCGCAGCAACCCATCGAGCCGGATGCCATCACCAAGCGATTGCATTCAACGTGGCATGCGGAGGCCCGAGTGCGCAACCTTGACTGCGTACAGCTATGTGGGTCATCGGCATCTTGGCATCAGCCATGATGAATCGTGCTCTTCCGAACCGTCAACTCCCGTTGATTCGAATGGTCTTTTTCACCCTGTTTTTATTCGACGAGAAGCAACTATTGTGTGGATGCACGCTTGGCTGTCTGCCGATCCTTCACGCCGCCGTAGGCGCACTTGGCACCGTGAAAGGCagcatcggccgccgccttccaaACCTCGGCGCCATCCCGCAGCATGGGCACCGTCCAGAAAAGGCGGCAGTCGGCGTGGCTGGTCAAGTACTGCGTCGGTACGCCATCCTCAATGTGCTCATCGAGGATCCAGTCGGCCGAGTTGACGGTCGCATAGGTCGACCGACGGAATGCAACGTCACTGAAGCGATCGAGGGCCGCGATATGCTCACCGTCTTTCGCTACCGCCTTCGCCCTCTGCACGGCTTCGTAGAGCGTATGCAAGGGGATGACGGggccgcctttgccgccgcccgaaCCTTGCATCGGACCCAACTTTGGACGTCCACCCAGGACAATCGTCTTGACGCCGCCATGACGGCTGAGTTGCTCCGAGAAAAAGGCGCACGCACCGTTGCAGATGCCATCGTGGAGGATGGCGATATTCTCGGGACGAAACCGCAACACGCCCGCGTTGGCCCGCGTCCCGTGGCCCGTGATCTCTATGCCGACGCCGTACTGCTTGTTGGTCGTGATGAGGGGGTCTTGAAGATCCCAGCGGTAGAGGGACGTGTAGGTCGTTTCTTTGATCACCTGGGACGAGAACTTGTCCTCAAACTTGGTAAACTTTCGACCGTGGACATCGACGCCGAAACGCCAATTGGTATACCAAAGACCCGAGTCCCACGCCACGTCCTTCTCCGGCGCTGCGAGggggtcgatgccggccagaCGTTCGTCGAAGCTCCGAGCCAATGCCACAGCTCCACCACTCATCTTCTGGCGGAGATTATAGTCCACATGGATATGCGGTATCAGTTGCCGGAGCAAGTCGATAGCCTGGAGGAAGATGCCGCCAGGATTGTATTGGACGTCGATGACCAACTTCGTCTTGCCAGCCGCTGCGGCCATTTCCAAGAAGCGGGAGCATACCGATTGAAATTCGGCAGTGCTATTGCCGACGAAACTGCTGAGGGCAAGAACCGCGACGTGATCCAGTCCGGTCCCGTTGAGGTAGTAGCCGGAAACGACAAGATCGGaggtggcgatgacgggcTCGGGATATTTGAAGAAACGGCCATCCTTGGCGGCGAACAGAGGAGGAGTATCGTAAATATACGGGTGTTTCGGAGCTGGACGCGCCGTGTGCTGGCCACCCGGAACACAAAACATGGCGAAGACGGCAGCTCCATCCCTGAGTTGACTCCAATCACCTCGAAGTCTGGCCACGTTGTTGACGGTGACGGTAGTCCCGTTGTCATAGGTATAACTCGTGGTTGGACCCGGATAAGCAAGGCCTATGTTTCCACCGCGGTGAAAACTTCCCTTGATCCCGAACCTGCTGTTCGCCGACCGCTGCATAAACATGGAGTTGtagccggcgtcgacgtcgctcCACTCGGTACCCTTTGCGGCGACCGATTCGATGAAGCTGGCGGCATCGACACCGTTGATGGCGATAATGACGGGCGCCTTCACCGGGTCCTCCACAACGTCCTCTACTCGGGGGGCGAAGCGAGGCAGATTAGCGACGACATGATGCCATCGGAGCCGGACGCGTCCAGGGGAACGTACCATATCGCTTGATGACGGGCAGCGAGGAtccgtcgtcgctgacgGACACCAAGAAGTCGGTCCGGCCCCATGCCACCGGCAACGACAAGATGTCTGGGACATACTGGAATTGACTATCATGGCCGGGGGCAAAGACAGTCTCGAAAAGGTCCAGCTGAAAGGCGTACTCGCTGCGGTACTCTTTGCTCAAAACCTTGCCTTTCACCGAAGCAAGGCTGGCAAAAATATCGTGAGCGGGAAAGGGGTAGCCAGGAGGGGGGTTCGCCTTGTACGCCGTGTCAGACTGGAACTGGAGGTACGGctcgagcgcgtcgacgagctcgcgagCGGCCTGCTCATCGAGAGGCACCGAGTTGAGGCAGTCGTACGCCAGGGCGGCCGGCACGCTTGCTACAAATTTGTCACCCGGCTTGCTCGAGGCCTTCTGCTCGATCCATGAGTCGCTGACGCTGGCGCAGGCATGGTTGGAGCGAAcgaccgccgccgttgcgccAGCAGCGAGGAGCAGGCTGGTCGCGGCGGCAATACTGTACCGCATCATGCCTACTCGGAACACGGAATCGGATGTCGATGGAGGAGATTCACGACAGGACAAAGGCCGATCCGGTGCAGAAGTTGACTTGCGGCAGCCGTCCACGCCCGAGGCTTCTTATGTTTAAATGCCGGCATGCACCGAAGCTGCCCATCTTCATTTAATCCTCCGAGCTCTCGTATACACCTGTCTCGTATGAGTCCTGGCGTGGAGGATTCGTGATGCAGGAGTACGCCCCCCACATTTGCAATCTCGCCGGCACTGGTGGGAATCCTACAAAGGAGTCATGGAATTTCCATTACCATCCTACGGCACTCAAGCGACGGGTGCTAAACCGGCACGGGCGATTTGCAAtgcttacttgtactaatagttctccgtacctacaCGCATACATGGCTTTCAAGACGATATAGCCGTGCCGCACCCCCAAGCAGGGGCTTCAGGGGTCTCGTCTCCGCCCCCCCTTGGCCTTCAGAAGGTCCCGCGACCTCGGCGCGTATGTACATTCGTGGGATATCACCAAGACGAAACCTTCATCTCGTTGCCCATTCCACCATCTAAACCTGCTGGACGTGCTCCGTTTTccgcacttgcaagtaaatGTACACCTAGGCAGGCCTTTGGTCCTTGGCGACAGCACGCGCAGGTGTTAGAGGATGCATAGTGCCAGAGCCGTCATTGCGCCTCGGCATTGGATGCGGATATGTTCAGGGATGGAGTTCAGCATACGGAGCAGCGGCACTTGAATCTTCCTCCAGCCACCCTGGTACTCGTTCGATTCCTGGCTGCCAAGGGGAGGCGAACTTGCAGATAATAGTGAgatctgtactccgtacggagtagtatcATGGGGCATAACAGGGTCGCGAGCGGAGCCGGCCGACAAGGGTGCCCTGGTAATTACGTTGTGAACGTTACATGCGAAGGTCgtttacggagcactcgtcCGGAGATGGCGATGTGCATCTGCGCAATCCCTGATCGCGGGACCAGCGAAAAACTAGTTGGTCGTATTCGGCCATgattgcacctacagtatcaccctgtactccgtactcgtactgtagaACAATGGTTTTTCTTAGCATTCCGTACATGGGTGTTCCTTCATGGATATTCTCGTACGTGTCCGGCCTGTCCGTAATACACAAGCACTAGTAGCGGCAATACTCGGAACTGTccagagtattacttgtacggagtattggtGCTGGTATCGTGATGAACTTCTTAactcctccgtactcggcacatGCAAGCAAACGTACAACGATTGTTTCGTTCATGAAAGTTTACCCTACGGACGGACTGCACAAGTGCCTTGAAATGTAGATGAACAGAAGAGTACAGAACATGAAAGGGTACATGC of the Drechmeria coniospora strain ARSEF 6962 chromosome 01, whole genome shotgun sequence genome contains:
- a CDS encoding dynein light intermediate chain, translated to MAAGNPRLSTPGTRSGDMDGGGEQQNLWTSMLESASSGKKLPEKSLLVLGGSPELQRDFVESLSATESRRGLDWQTTPPVANSFALGYTYYDVLDADQDDTLARVSLYLLSRPSAEFASLVSPLLTAESVRHMALVILLDWSQPHQWLRQIWTWIQMLEEVVSHVGAEVRGEMEGVMAAWKERGRGGSATNLDGTPSATGSSPDGDGLLPLGPGEWSEPMGLPLRQAQKMEFLEKNQGWKEPDFDTVLQYLRTVLLRHGASLIYTSQNTPSQLPLLIHSTLGVTSLLKRQPLKHNVIDRDKIVVAPNWDSWSKIRILGGTFDAELVSAGWEEDIQLPRGSEPPTAEDHEGAEEGQQPASSRAPSSIVQYESWCRDPNSGGLAVVESAMGDGAAVAVDSESPQVFLERQLKILEAFKAKMPDSGNAAPSAATTRLDFPQEKSVNDHIGPVQFNMGGIQVDADDMLQRLKDRNAHIGSPEAGDLEDEDPASNMAKDYDNEQLQSFFSGLMNRTTASTDGPR